One Qiania dongpingensis genomic window carries:
- a CDS encoding ABC transporter ATP-binding protein, whose protein sequence is MKSHTGFKQESMGSEIIRTEGLSKYYGDGEALVKSVDQVNLSIWKGEITAIVGKSGSGKTTLLHMMGGLEPPTKGRVLLDGSPLYEMNDSRRTKFRRERIGFIFQKFQLIPDMTIRQNLQFPLDVAGKKKDKAFEEELISMLDLEDRLGFYPHQLSGGGQQRAAIARALLLKPDLILADEPTGNIDEAAGQELLKFILRSNEKYGQTFVIVTHDMAAAGMAHRIVRLKDGMVQPDSGEENRRGHV, encoded by the coding sequence ATGAAGAGTCATACAGGATTCAAACAGGAGAGCATGGGATCGGAGATCATAAGGACAGAGGGGCTGTCCAAATATTATGGAGATGGAGAGGCACTTGTAAAAAGCGTGGATCAAGTAAATCTATCCATCTGGAAAGGGGAGATCACCGCCATAGTAGGAAAAAGCGGATCAGGAAAAACGACCCTTCTCCATATGATGGGAGGATTAGAGCCGCCGACAAAAGGAAGGGTCCTTCTGGACGGCAGTCCGCTTTATGAAATGAACGACAGCAGGAGGACGAAATTCCGCCGGGAACGGATAGGATTCATATTTCAGAAATTCCAGCTGATACCGGATATGACCATTCGGCAGAATCTGCAGTTTCCCCTTGATGTGGCGGGAAAGAAGAAGGATAAGGCTTTCGAAGAAGAGCTGATCTCCATGCTGGATCTGGAAGACCGGCTGGGCTTTTATCCCCACCAGCTTTCCGGAGGGGGCCAGCAGCGGGCGGCTATCGCCCGGGCCCTGCTTTTGAAGCCGGATCTGATCCTGGCAGATGAACCGACCGGCAATATTGATGAAGCTGCGGGACAGGAGCTTTTAAAATTCATTTTGCGTTCCAATGAGAAATATGGACAGACCTTTGTCATCGTCACTCACGATATGGCGGCTGCGGGGATGGCGCACCGGATCGTACGGCTAAAAGACGGGATGGTTCAGCCGGACAGCGGAGAGGAAAACAGAAGGGGGCACGTATGA
- a CDS encoding ABC transporter permease family protein: MKIRKMLGYSLQGVVKSGAYRVFLLGVTLCIALPLLFITVTDSMFYTAQEKKKDLYGEFTDIFYGNETAGSLAGTAALEGMNDGSLKGLLDEKEIQKIRRLGNLYSADLACWKEQSPNLDADEAEKSLEQIFLKREKKEADYYGAGGTSGLLSVGYADETARELGRLRLKEGTWPLEGAVVITESLQKEWEEEPQPGDRVEWRGRSYLVSGILYDYGMLWVENVNQTDADRQRPDLFFSETDFKILLQGASDIQISHRTLMELRDVFSSDIYMEDYALVQNMAIKSEQFSVPPYLLYLVYICAALLLIQLLLLGLPRLEQRMRLYRLLGVPGASIPFLLYLDLFWVYILSLPIGILAGIGGAYLICSLGSRMISMPFLFRVSAAGMAGAAAMIGVLVLLSGVLPAVRLFRTEILEGQAVSFRRRRTQKRLIAGGLLGLLLICIFFLHGSSLCYLKADENRNLSVPLYGKISTDYDYEFLANTISDDTSYVDENGNSLSVSTSGPDDIYTVYNEPYLGMSEEDVEALRKEEGIQKVLAYKECSQLYMKADREDPYQKAMEDDMLSSQTVSFNEEMERIYGLDGSYQESRLQGYSEEELLSLAPYVEEGEIDLEKIRTGKEIILMVPDIQTEMWEYDDGTGQKNSAMSISYLEKGVYDGSEGQYSNRYYHVGDTIDVFRLYSENPELRGKVTAKIAEDEVKRQDFTFRIGAVIRCRAGWFEDTMRPEPFFNFLGLNDTFEAIGLPSTYTRVRVYGVNGEDGGTLKQNMYKLSGKLSEMHLDDRRGFMEEYRQYRLLLSVLSTLLTILSAIMGTGMITGRMLMRVREERKRTGLYQIAGCTRKRLFWSLIRPFIALVPAMWAVSMLLVRISSEYFFMLDGYWGFWQWMKVLVGAAFLSFAAVVITARAFFKDSISSLIRQED, from the coding sequence ATGAAGATTAGAAAAATGCTTGGATACAGTCTTCAGGGTGTTGTAAAAAGCGGCGCTTACCGGGTGTTTCTTCTGGGAGTGACCCTTTGTATAGCGCTGCCTCTGCTTTTTATAACTGTGACAGACAGCATGTTTTATACGGCGCAGGAAAAGAAAAAGGACTTATATGGAGAGTTCACAGATATTTTTTATGGGAATGAAACGGCAGGAAGCCTCGCTGGGACCGCGGCCCTGGAGGGAATGAACGACGGTAGTCTGAAAGGGCTTCTGGATGAAAAAGAAATCCAAAAGATCCGGCGCCTGGGAAATCTTTACAGCGCTGACCTGGCGTGCTGGAAAGAACAGAGTCCGAACCTTGATGCGGATGAAGCGGAAAAGAGCCTGGAACAGATTTTTTTGAAGCGGGAGAAAAAGGAAGCGGATTATTATGGCGCAGGAGGTACCTCCGGCCTTTTGTCCGTGGGATATGCCGATGAAACGGCCAGAGAGCTGGGACGCCTCAGGCTGAAGGAAGGAACCTGGCCTTTAGAGGGGGCGGTCGTAATAACGGAAAGCCTGCAGAAGGAATGGGAGGAGGAGCCTCAGCCTGGAGACCGTGTGGAATGGAGGGGCAGGAGTTACCTTGTCTCAGGTATTCTTTATGACTATGGGATGCTGTGGGTGGAAAATGTAAACCAGACGGATGCTGACAGGCAGAGGCCGGATCTGTTCTTTTCTGAGACGGATTTTAAAATACTTTTGCAGGGAGCCAGTGATATCCAGATATCCCATCGCACTCTTATGGAGCTGAGGGACGTCTTTTCTTCCGATATCTATATGGAGGACTACGCGCTGGTGCAGAACATGGCCATAAAAAGCGAACAGTTTTCCGTTCCCCCTTATCTCTTGTACCTGGTCTATATCTGCGCGGCCCTTTTGCTGATCCAGCTATTGCTTCTGGGACTTCCGAGACTGGAACAGAGAATGCGGCTGTACCGGCTTTTAGGAGTACCTGGAGCGAGTATCCCATTTCTGCTTTATCTGGATCTTTTTTGGGTTTATATTTTGTCTTTGCCCATTGGGATCTTGGCGGGAATCGGCGGGGCATATCTGATATGCAGTCTTGGAAGCAGGATGATCTCCATGCCTTTTTTATTCCGGGTGAGCGCGGCGGGAATGGCCGGGGCGGCGGCTATGATCGGCGTACTTGTTCTTTTGTCAGGTGTCCTTCCGGCAGTACGGCTTTTTCGAACGGAGATTCTGGAAGGACAGGCAGTATCCTTCCGCCGCCGCAGAACACAAAAGCGTCTGATTGCCGGCGGGCTTCTTGGTCTGCTTCTCATTTGTATCTTTTTTCTGCACGGCAGCTCCTTATGCTATCTGAAAGCAGATGAAAACAGAAATCTTTCTGTACCGCTCTACGGGAAAATCTCCACGGACTATGATTATGAATTTTTGGCGAATACCATCAGCGATGATACCTCCTATGTGGATGAAAACGGAAACTCTCTGAGTGTCAGCACATCAGGGCCCGATGATATTTATACCGTATATAACGAACCGTATCTGGGGATGAGCGAAGAGGATGTGGAAGCGCTTAGGAAAGAGGAAGGGATACAAAAAGTATTGGCATATAAGGAATGCAGCCAGCTTTATATGAAAGCGGACAGAGAAGATCCCTACCAGAAAGCGATGGAGGATGACATGCTGTCCAGCCAGACGGTTTCTTTCAATGAGGAAATGGAAAGGATATACGGACTTGACGGATCCTATCAGGAATCCAGACTGCAGGGATATTCAGAGGAAGAGCTTCTGAGCCTTGCCCCTTATGTGGAGGAGGGGGAGATCGATCTGGAGAAAATACGAACGGGAAAAGAGATCATTCTGATGGTCCCGGATATCCAGACAGAGATGTGGGAGTATGACGACGGGACCGGACAAAAAAACAGTGCGATGTCAATTTCCTATCTGGAAAAAGGAGTTTATGACGGAAGCGAGGGACAGTACAGCAACCGATATTATCATGTGGGAGATACCATTGATGTCTTCCGCCTGTATTCGGAGAACCCGGAGCTTCGGGGAAAGGTGACGGCTAAGATTGCAGAAGATGAAGTGAAGAGACAGGATTTCACATTTCGGATCGGCGCGGTCATCCGGTGCCGGGCTGGATGGTTTGAAGATACGATGCGTCCGGAACCGTTTTTTAACTTCCTGGGACTTAATGATACCTTTGAGGCGATAGGTCTTCCCAGCACCTATACCCGCGTCCGTGTTTACGGAGTCAATGGAGAAGACGGAGGGACGCTTAAGCAGAACATGTATAAACTGAGCGGCAAGCTGTCGGAGATGCATTTGGATGACCGCCGGGGATTCATGGAGGAATACCGTCAGTATCGTCTTCTTTTATCGGTTCTTTCTACCCTTCTGACGATACTTTCTGCTATAATGGGGACAGGCATGATAACGGGGAGGATGTTGATGCGGGTCAGAGAGGAACGAAAACGCACGGGGCTCTATCAGATTGCGGGCTGTACCAGGAAGAGGCTGTTCTGGTCACTCATCCGTCCGTTTATTGCTTTGGTACCGGCCATGTGGGCGGTATCCATGCTGCTTGTCAGGATAAGTTCAGAATATTTTTTCATGCTGGACGGATATTGGGGGTTCTGGCAGTGGATGAAGGTGCTCGTGGGAGCGGCATTTCTGTCGTTTGCAGCCGTCGTCATAACAGCGCGGGCGTTTTTTAAGGACAGCATAAGCAGCCTGATCCGGCAGGAAGACTGA
- a CDS encoding RNA polymerase sigma factor yields the protein MKRSQEEQQFMELLFSQNYNRIYRYCCLKLGASGQDAEDCAMEVFFRAFRKVERLMEHPCPERWLYVAARNVALETLRKQARKKEFEQADNGFFSRYSDGLEDVEKKLVREDESRKTQGLEENLTACLKPKERELYRFLVLEKKNTRQIAEALSISYTNATTKVCRLRKKLRKQLEQMEKKGGGPYERYPDENESRGIH from the coding sequence GTGAAGCGAAGCCAGGAAGAGCAGCAGTTCATGGAACTGCTTTTCAGCCAAAACTATAACCGGATATACCGGTACTGCTGCCTGAAGCTGGGAGCCTCTGGACAGGATGCGGAGGACTGCGCCATGGAAGTGTTCTTCCGGGCGTTTCGGAAGGTGGAAAGACTGATGGAGCATCCCTGCCCAGAGCGGTGGCTGTATGTGGCGGCGCGGAATGTCGCGCTGGAAACCTTGAGAAAGCAGGCGCGCAAAAAAGAATTTGAACAGGCAGACAACGGCTTTTTCAGCAGATATTCTGACGGCTTGGAAGATGTGGAAAAAAAGCTGGTCCGTGAAGATGAAAGCAGGAAAACTCAGGGACTGGAAGAGAATCTGACAGCGTGTCTTAAACCAAAGGAACGGGAGCTTTACCGTTTTTTGGTGCTGGAGAAAAAGAATACGCGGCAGATCGCGGAAGCGTTGTCTATTTCCTATACGAATGCCACCACAAAGGTTTGCAGGCTGCGGAAAAAGCTGAGAAAACAGTTGGAACAGATGGAGAAGAAGGGAGGCGGGCCATATGAAAGATATCCGGATGAAAACGAATCAAGAGGTATTCATTGA
- a CDS encoding GNAT family N-acetyltransferase yields MPYILCNSLNELQCCQVTALHTICSEAAPVTSPAGNASSKNPIVLSLVLPEPNAEDEDTFFLLFYMEEVLVSFLSVFCPDRKTAEVSGFTHPLHRKKGYFSLLLQAARTETKIRFGNVSFLYQCLSCDPDTTSFCMRRNLKLSHSECMMAAEIPAAGAAAAPSVQLSLSGRDNREQLISLHMQAFDADRFFTESYIDTILEDPDTTSYILLPAPSFQKSQEEPLGLLHLTLDKNGRAAYLMGFGILPCFRRKGYGTKTLSALFQILPPGCLLLLQVSTSNLPAFYLYKSCGFLIQSRLDYYRESGTFISPGKKEPS; encoded by the coding sequence ATGCCTTATATTCTCTGCAACAGTCTCAATGAACTTCAGTGTTGTCAAGTGACGGCTCTGCATACAATCTGTTCCGAAGCTGCGCCTGTGACGTCTCCAGCAGGAAACGCTTCTTCCAAAAATCCGATTGTCCTGAGCTTAGTCCTTCCCGAGCCAAACGCCGAGGACGAGGATACCTTTTTTCTGCTTTTTTATATGGAAGAAGTTCTTGTAAGCTTTTTGTCTGTTTTCTGTCCGGACCGGAAAACCGCGGAGGTATCCGGCTTCACCCATCCCCTTCACAGAAAAAAAGGATATTTTTCCCTGCTCCTTCAGGCTGCCCGTACAGAAACGAAAATCCGGTTCGGAAATGTGTCCTTCCTCTATCAATGTCTCTCCTGTGACCCTGATACCACCTCCTTTTGCATGCGCCGGAATTTAAAATTATCACATTCCGAATGTATGATGGCAGCCGAGATTCCTGCCGCAGGTGCGGCTGCCGCTCCATCTGTTCAACTTTCTCTTTCCGGCCGTGACAACCGAGAACAGCTTATTTCGCTGCACATGCAGGCGTTTGACGCGGATCGATTTTTTACAGAATCCTATATCGACACCATTTTGGAGGATCCGGATACGACCTCCTACATCTTATTGCCCGCCCCCTCTTTTCAGAAGTCTCAGGAGGAGCCCCTTGGCCTGCTGCATCTAACGCTTGATAAGAACGGGCGCGCGGCATATCTGATGGGCTTTGGCATACTGCCCTGTTTTCGTCGGAAGGGGTATGGAACAAAGACGTTATCCGCCCTGTTCCAAATCCTTCCTCCCGGATGTCTTCTCCTTCTCCAGGTATCCACATCCAACCTTCCGGCTTTTTATCTTTATAAAAGCTGCGGCTTTCTCATACAGTCAAGGCTCGATTATTACCGGGAAAGCGGGACTTTTATTTCACCAGGGAAGAAAGAGCCGTCTTAA
- a CDS encoding DMT family transporter produces MKKNVTGLANAGMVLTALIWGFAFVVVKDSVDFIPPVYMLAFRFTIAFAGLALVFCKKLFKISKRDLFCGGILGILLFISYFFQTVAIQYTTAGKNAFLTTIYVVIVPFLHWFINKKKPDGYCIAAAFLAIAGIGLLSLQGDLSMNIGDILTIICGFGFAFHMIYIDRYTEKHDPVALTILQIGVAALISWLMAPLYDGTFPEAAFSMKIVTSMLYLGLGSTMIAFLLQNVCQKYTTPSSASLFLSLESVFGVLCSLIFLKEYLTVRMAIGCALIFAAILLAETKLSFLKGNRKDKEMEIQEE; encoded by the coding sequence TTGAAGAAAAATGTGACGGGGCTCGCCAACGCCGGGATGGTGCTCACCGCATTGATATGGGGATTTGCCTTTGTGGTGGTAAAAGATTCCGTGGATTTCATACCGCCTGTTTACATGCTGGCGTTCCGGTTTACCATTGCGTTTGCCGGACTGGCACTTGTATTTTGCAAAAAATTATTTAAAATCAGTAAAAGAGACTTATTTTGCGGGGGGATTCTGGGCATCCTGTTATTTATCAGCTATTTCTTTCAAACCGTCGCGATTCAATACACCACAGCCGGGAAAAATGCGTTTTTGACCACGATATATGTGGTGATCGTTCCGTTTCTTCATTGGTTCATCAATAAGAAAAAGCCGGATGGGTATTGTATCGCCGCCGCGTTTTTGGCAATCGCCGGAATCGGACTTCTTTCCCTGCAAGGCGACTTGTCCATGAATATCGGTGATATTCTGACTATTATCTGCGGCTTTGGTTTTGCGTTCCACATGATTTATATTGACCGGTATACGGAGAAGCATGATCCTGTGGCCCTGACGATTCTTCAGATTGGGGTGGCAGCTCTTATTTCATGGCTCATGGCGCCTCTCTATGACGGGACTTTTCCGGAAGCGGCTTTTTCTATGAAGATTGTAACTAGTATGCTTTATCTGGGGCTGGGGAGCACCATGATCGCGTTTCTCCTGCAAAATGTGTGCCAGAAATATACGACGCCTTCTTCTGCGTCGCTGTTCCTTTCCCTGGAATCGGTATTCGGCGTGCTTTGTTCTTTGATTTTTCTGAAAGAGTATCTGACTGTCAGGATGGCGATAGGATGTGCGCTTATTTTTGCGGCTATCCTCCTGGCTGAGACTAAGCTTTCCTTTTTAAAGGGGAACAGAAAAGACAAGGAGATGGAGATACAGGAAGAATGA
- the pepF gene encoding oligoendopeptidase F → MAETKTIQKRNEIPFLETWATEDIFSSDAKWEEAFTETKTALSDYERFKGHLGESAEMLYGCLKFDEQISEMMDKIYSYAHLKSDVDTGNQFYQQMVGRAAGLWAAASAASSFIASEILAIAPERLTELRKSSGADRSFDRLLDLILRDRAHTRSQEVEEILADASEVTMGPSQIFKMFNNADTRFPSVRDENGNLVELTHGRYVSFLESKDRRVREAAFHAMYETFGRHRNTLAAAFQANAKQACFYAKARRYSSARAYYLADANVPEEVYDTLISTVREFMPLMFRYVALRKRMLGLDELHMYDLYTPIVSDVENRISYEEAKSIITKALEPMGPEYLRVFQEGLEGRWIDFRENEGKRSGAYCGGPYGVHPFILMSYQDTLDNVFTLAHEMGHAMHSYFSNSSQTFTNSQYKIFVAEVASTCNENLLNRYLLEHAADRKERAYILNHFLDGFKGTVFRQTMFAEFEKIAHEKAQEGEVLTADVLCGIYKELNQDYFGSGIVIDDEIALEWARIPHFYTPFYVYQYATGFSAAVALSERILNKEEGAAEAYMGFLKGGCSKDPIDLLADAGVDMRTPEPVRAAMASFERALEELEELLS, encoded by the coding sequence ATGGCCGAAACAAAGACGATCCAAAAAAGAAACGAGATTCCCTTTTTAGAGACCTGGGCGACGGAGGATATCTTTTCTTCCGATGCCAAATGGGAAGAAGCATTTACAGAAACGAAAACAGCGCTTTCTGATTATGAGAGGTTTAAAGGACACCTGGGGGAATCTGCTGAAATGCTTTACGGCTGCCTTAAATTTGATGAACAGATAAGCGAAATGATGGATAAGATCTACAGCTATGCTCATTTGAAATCAGATGTGGATACGGGCAACCAGTTTTATCAGCAGATGGTAGGGCGGGCGGCCGGATTATGGGCGGCGGCTTCCGCGGCTTCTTCTTTTATCGCGTCTGAGATTCTGGCGATCGCGCCGGAGCGCCTGACGGAGCTTAGGAAATCAAGCGGGGCGGACAGGAGCTTTGACAGGCTTCTGGATCTGATACTCCGGGACCGGGCGCATACCAGAAGCCAGGAGGTGGAAGAGATTCTGGCAGACGCCTCTGAAGTGACGATGGGGCCTTCTCAGATTTTTAAGATGTTCAATAATGCGGATACCCGGTTCCCGTCCGTAAGGGATGAAAATGGGAATCTGGTGGAACTGACCCATGGCCGTTATGTATCTTTTTTGGAGAGCAAGGACAGAAGAGTCCGTGAGGCTGCGTTTCATGCCATGTATGAGACATTCGGCCGCCACAGGAACACGCTGGCCGCCGCTTTTCAGGCCAATGCGAAACAGGCTTGTTTCTACGCGAAAGCCAGGAGATACAGCTCTGCGCGGGCATACTATCTGGCAGATGCCAATGTGCCGGAAGAGGTGTATGATACTCTGATAAGTACAGTGAGAGAGTTCATGCCGCTCATGTTCCGTTATGTGGCGCTCAGAAAACGAATGCTGGGGCTGGATGAGCTTCACATGTATGATCTTTATACTCCAATCGTGTCGGATGTGGAGAACAGGATTTCCTATGAGGAGGCAAAGAGCATCATAACAAAAGCGCTGGAACCAATGGGGCCTGAGTATCTTCGGGTGTTTCAGGAGGGGCTGGAAGGCCGGTGGATTGATTTCCGGGAGAATGAAGGAAAGAGGAGCGGAGCGTACTGCGGAGGTCCCTACGGCGTCCATCCCTTTATACTCATGTCCTACCAGGATACTTTGGATAATGTATTTACCCTGGCCCATGAAATGGGCCATGCCATGCACTCTTATTTTTCCAACAGCAGCCAGACCTTTACAAATTCTCAATATAAGATTTTCGTAGCGGAGGTCGCTTCTACCTGCAATGAGAATCTTCTGAACCGGTATTTGCTGGAGCACGCCGCAGACAGAAAGGAACGTGCTTATATCCTGAATCATTTTTTGGACGGTTTTAAAGGCACCGTATTCCGCCAGACTATGTTTGCGGAATTTGAGAAAATTGCTCACGAAAAAGCGCAGGAGGGAGAAGTCCTGACGGCTGATGTGCTTTGCGGCATATATAAGGAGCTGAATCAGGACTATTTTGGCAGCGGTATTGTGATCGACGATGAGATCGCTCTGGAATGGGCGAGAATCCCTCATTTTTACACTCCTTTTTATGTATATCAGTACGCGACGGGGTTTTCTGCCGCGGTCGCTCTTTCAGAGCGGATTTTGAACAAAGAAGAAGGGGCGGCTGAAGCTTATATGGGATTTTTAAAGGGCGGCTGCAGCAAAGACCCCATAGATTTATTGGCGGATGCCGGAGTGGATATGCGGACGCCGGAACCGGTCAGAGCGGCCATGGCGTCATTCGAACGGGCGCTGGAAGAACTGGAAGAGCTGCTTTCCTGA
- a CDS encoding nitroreductase family protein, with product MTLYEAVFNRKSVRHYKMEPLPQELFKNLRKFEQGLRPLWGKLRYSVELFNAMNGEARIKGLFKVKAPYYLVLFSEAGEYAMANAGYLMEQIVLYLTSKGIGTCYQGSAKIPAMDGPEGMEPMMVLAFGYADGKLYRDSFQAKRLPLKELCAFKEDSTEETRLMMQAARMAPSAMNGQPWRFMVYQNRIHVFARKETFRFSSKADFLGFDIGVMLYHISLAAEENWRDTEFSRMEQMAAREFKNNKYFLTVFLV from the coding sequence TTGACTTTGTATGAGGCAGTATTTAACCGAAAATCGGTGAGGCATTATAAAATGGAGCCCCTGCCCCAGGAGCTGTTTAAAAATCTGAGGAAGTTTGAGCAGGGCCTTCGCCCTCTTTGGGGAAAACTTCGTTATAGTGTGGAACTATTCAATGCCATGAATGGAGAAGCCCGGATAAAGGGCCTTTTCAAGGTCAAAGCACCGTATTATCTGGTGCTGTTTTCGGAAGCGGGAGAATATGCGATGGCCAACGCCGGTTATCTGATGGAGCAGATCGTTCTGTATTTGACCAGCAAAGGCATCGGCACCTGCTATCAGGGAAGCGCGAAAATTCCGGCCATGGACGGGCCGGAGGGGATGGAGCCGATGATGGTCCTGGCTTTCGGCTATGCGGACGGGAAACTGTACCGGGATTCCTTTCAGGCGAAAAGACTTCCGTTAAAGGAGCTGTGCGCGTTTAAAGAGGACTCTACAGAGGAGACCAGGCTGATGATGCAGGCGGCGCGTATGGCCCCCTCTGCCATGAACGGGCAGCCCTGGCGTTTTATGGTGTATCAGAACAGGATTCATGTGTTTGCGAGGAAAGAGACGTTTCGGTTCAGCTCCAAGGCGGATTTTCTGGGGTTTGATATTGGCGTGATGCTGTATCATATCAGCCTGGCGGCGGAAGAGAACTGGCGGGATACGGAATTTTCCAGGATGGAACAGATGGCTGCCAGGGAATTCAAAAACAACAAGTATTTTCTTACGGTTTTTCTGGTCTGA
- a CDS encoding FxLYD domain-containing protein, with translation MKKKIICLMLVSALTISTAACGKPSAPTATDQIKETTTEKSEAFSTENANGTLKESEESNVSKADNSNNTIKAESKSDEIKPPTVLDYGYIVIEGHDCYYIEYAYEMKNENTVDIEFPTVKIIAKDETGSILASDEDVRGYIAAGDTIAQASQISCEKMPASIEIAGVTPDDYNIITNSAAGSSADFEIFNISLQGDSITGEVTNTSAIGYDDGFVATAIFRDADGHIVTGATGYFTNKIAAGETTAFDINCMFDPAEYAYDTITVTAYGGI, from the coding sequence ATGAAAAAGAAAATTATATGTTTAATGTTGGTTTCTGCGCTAACTATATCAACGGCTGCCTGTGGTAAACCCAGCGCCCCGACAGCCACGGACCAGATAAAGGAAACAACTACCGAAAAATCTGAAGCTTTCTCAACTGAGAACGCAAATGGTACACTCAAAGAAAGCGAAGAATCAAATGTCAGTAAGGCAGATAATTCAAACAACACAATAAAGGCAGAAAGTAAAAGTGATGAGATAAAACCGCCCACTGTTTTGGATTACGGTTATATTGTAATAGAAGGGCACGATTGCTATTATATTGAATATGCTTATGAAATGAAAAATGAAAATACAGTAGATATAGAATTTCCAACCGTAAAAATAATAGCTAAAGATGAGACAGGTTCTATATTAGCATCTGATGAAGATGTAAGGGGGTATATTGCAGCAGGTGATACAATAGCTCAGGCTTCGCAAATTAGTTGTGAAAAAATGCCTGCTTCGATCGAAATAGCAGGAGTAACTCCTGATGACTACAATATAATTACTAACAGCGCTGCCGGAAGTTCTGCTGATTTCGAAATATTTAATATTTCTTTACAGGGAGATTCAATAACTGGAGAAGTTACAAATACTTCAGCTATTGGATATGATGATGGATTTGTTGCGACCGCTATTTTTAGAGATGCAGATGGGCATATAGTTACTGGAGCGACTGGTTATTTTACAAATAAAATTGCCGCTGGAGAAACTACGGCATTTGATATAAACTGTATGTTTGATCCTGCTGAATATGCGTATGATACAATAACTGTTACTGCATACGGTGGAATTTAG
- a CDS encoding RNA polymerase sigma factor, which produces MTPDKELQLILDLKSHKKHALQLCISLYYKYVSYIVENIIGKSLSKEDKEEAVADVFISLWRHTDHINPEQYQTLKPYLGSIARNISKNALREFRTENHLSFDESIIIHAPEQLLDSVILQELADTLKNVLSLLSEEERICFIKYYYYRKTIRSISEETGIGESSIKSKLYRGRKKLRDLLKERGIDYENYEDIL; this is translated from the coding sequence ATGACACCTGATAAGGAACTCCAATTAATATTAGATTTAAAATCGCATAAAAAACATGCCTTACAACTGTGTATCTCTCTATACTATAAATATGTATCGTACATTGTCGAAAATATAATCGGTAAGTCTCTCTCTAAAGAAGATAAAGAAGAAGCGGTAGCCGACGTCTTTATTTCATTGTGGAGACACACAGACCACATCAATCCTGAACAATATCAAACTTTAAAGCCTTATTTGGGAAGCATTGCAAGAAATATATCGAAAAACGCCTTACGAGAGTTTAGAACAGAGAATCATCTTTCGTTCGATGAATCTATAATCATCCATGCGCCAGAGCAGCTTCTTGACAGCGTTATATTGCAAGAGCTGGCCGACACATTAAAAAATGTTCTTTCACTTCTCAGTGAAGAAGAACGAATTTGTTTCATTAAATATTATTATTACCGGAAAACCATACGGTCCATCTCCGAAGAAACTGGAATAGGAGAATCTTCCATAAAATCCAAGCTTTATCGGGGCAGAAAAAAACTCCGGGATCTGTTAAAGGAAAGGGGAATTGATTATGAAAACTATGAGGACATCTTATAA
- a CDS encoding Fic family protein, translating into MTKQQLFSKADDYKKKIQSSRPLSPEESKNLDEYFRIGFTYSSNALEGNTLTISETKILLEDGLTVAGKLVRDCIEALGHSKAYDYMLNVARSGEPITESAIQKLHRLFYEGVDSDNAGKYRDIQVYISGTDYIPPAPEDVPRLMEHFIQQMEYSKKQFHPIEFAALCHKRLVDIQPFTAGNGQIARFLMNILFIKAGYGIVSISPALRSDYIQALIASQKPDNPDTDPFVKLIAESVIETEKDHCRLLNIT; encoded by the coding sequence ATGACCAAACAACAGCTTTTTAGCAAAGCAGACGATTATAAAAAGAAAATACAATCCAGTCGCCCTCTTTCTCCAGAGGAATCAAAAAACCTGGATGAATATTTCCGAATCGGTTTCACCTATTCCAGCAATGCCCTTGAAGGAAATACACTCACTATTTCGGAAACAAAGATTCTCCTGGAGGATGGTCTAACCGTTGCGGGAAAACTGGTCAGAGATTGTATAGAAGCTCTGGGACATTCCAAAGCTTACGATTATATGCTGAATGTCGCCCGCAGCGGGGAGCCCATAACAGAATCCGCTATACAAAAGCTCCATAGGCTCTTCTACGAGGGAGTTGACAGCGATAACGCAGGGAAATACAGAGATATTCAGGTCTATATCTCTGGAACCGATTATATTCCTCCGGCACCGGAAGATGTCCCAAGATTGATGGAACATTTCATACAGCAGATGGAATACTCAAAGAAACAATTTCATCCGATCGAGTTTGCGGCTCTCTGCCACAAGCGGCTTGTGGATATCCAACCTTTCACTGCCGGAAACGGGCAGATCGCTCGGTTCCTCATGAACATACTGTTTATAAAGGCTGGCTATGGTATCGTATCCATTTCTCCGGCTCTTCGTTCTGATTACATCCAAGCGCTTATAGCTTCTCAGAAACCGGATAACCCAGACACAGATCCTTTCGTAAAGCTGATCGCTGAGTCTGTCATAGAAACCGAAAAAGATCATTGCAGGCTGCTGAATATAACATAA